In the Clostridium cellulovorans 743B genome, TATATATGAACCTTTTTACTATCACCTTCATTTAGCACCCAAGGATGGTCATAACCACGCGCAAGATTTATTTGAGGATGATCTGAATCTATCTCTTTTCCTACAGCCTTTACTTCTCTAAAATCAAAAGGTGTATTTTCAACCTTCATAAAATTTCCTGTAGGGACTTGAGTCTCTTGCAGTTCAACTATTTTATCACTATCTATGAAAAGTTTATGTTCAAGTACACTGTGTTTACCATTTCCACTTAAATTGAAGTAGCAGTGATTTGATAAGTTCACAAGAGTATCCTTGTCACTTACACCTTTGTAGTTTACCTTAAGTTCATTCTCTTCTGTTACAGTAAATGTGATTTTTGTTTCTAAGTTACCTGGATAGCCTTCTTCTCCATCCTTACTTAAGTAAGTAAATTGAACACCTGCTGAAGTTTCATTGATAAAAGTTTTTGCTGTCCAAAATACTTTGTTAAAGCCTATATCTCCACCCTGCCCTTGATGTGTACCATAGTTTTTATTAAACGTTAAAGTTTTACCTTGGAAAACTGCTTCACCAACATTGATTCTGCCTGCTGTTCTTCCAAGAGTTGCACCTATATATGAAGGGTTATTCTCGTAAACATCTATATCCTGATATTTTAATACAACATTCTCTACATTACCATTTCTATCTGGCACAAGTATATCCGTTATAACCGCACCATAATTTAACACCTTAAGTTCAAACCCATTTTTGTTTTTAATCTCATAGCTTACTACATCTTTTCCCGAAAAGCTACTAAGAACTTTTTCATTAACTTGCATATTAACACTCCTTATAAGGCTTTAATAAATCTATCAAAGGCCTCTTGTCCTTCTGCATCTCTCTTAAATACCCCTGCATGTTCAAGCACCTTTGAGAATTTAAGACCTACTTCTTTTTGTATTATAGACTCAACATTTTCCTTTGAAATCTCCTGGTATTTATTTATTATCTCTTCACACCAAATTTTATGTTTTGCTAATTCTTCATTTCTATCTAAAAGAGAAATTTCCTTCTCTTTTGTTAAAAATGCCTCTAAATCCTTAAGCTCTGTTTTTAACCTAGCTGGTAATACTGCAAGACCCATTACTTCAATAAGACCTATATTTTCTTTCTTTATGTGATGAAGTTCTTCATGTGGGTGAAAGATACCATCTGGATATTGTTCTGTAATTCTATTATTTCTTAATACTAAATCCAATTGATACTTGCCATCCTTCATTCTAGCAATAGGTGTAACAGTGTTGTGTGGTGTATCATTAGTATATGCAAGTATTTCAACTTTTTCATCTGAATAGTTTTGCCATGTTTTGTAGATGTAATCTCCTGCTTCGATTAAAGCTTCCTTACTCATACTTTCTAATCTAATAACAGACATAGGCCACTTAACCTTGTAACCTTTCACATCCTTGAAGCCTTCCATCGTAAATTCTAATTCTGCTCCTGCTTTAGCCATAGCAAATTCATAGTTTCCACCTTGGAAATGATCATGAGTCAATATAGATCCTCCAACAATCGGTAAATCTGCATTAGACCCTACAAAGTAATGTGGCAACTTTTCTATGAATCCAAGTAATTTCTTAAACCCTTCCTTTGATATCTTCATAGGCTCATGTTCACCTTTAAATACTATACAATGTTCATTATAATACACATAAGGTGAATATTGTAGAAACCACTTTTCATCCGCTAAAGTTATTGGTATAATTCTATGATTTTGTCTTGCAGGATGATTTACTCTTCCTGCATATCCCTCATTTTCTTTACACAGAAGACACTTTGGATAAGCACTCGATGGCATATTCTTAGCTGCTGCTATTGCCTTAGGATCTTTTTCTGGTTTTGATAGATTTATAGTTATATCTATTTCCCCATATTCTGTACTTGTTTTCCACTTAACATCTTTTAATACCCTTTTCGTTCTTATATAATCAGAACTTCTGCTTAAGTTATAGTAGTAGTCTGTAGCTTTTTTCTTATCTTCGTCATATAAATTATAGAATTCTCTTATAACTTCTGAAGGTCTAGGCATTAAACAACCCATGATCTTTGTATCAAAAAGATCCTTATAAACACTTCCATCACTTTCTAAAATTCCTTTATCAAGAGCCCATAACATTATATTTTCAAGAATAACCTCTGGAGAATCTAAATCTTCATTTTCAACAACTACCTCTTCTATATCATCAAGAGAAAGTACTTCAAGAATCCTATTTCTTGTATATAACTTATCTATTTCTGTAAATAATCCTCTATTCAATCCATATTGCAATAGTCTTTCTATTTCATAAGAAATGTTTATCATCATAGCAATTCACCTAACCTTTATCATTTAAAAATCAATCCTTATATACTCCACTAACCTCTTGCGTAAAAACCGCAGAAATACATAGAGAGTTCCTTAGTTAAATTTAACATGGAACTCTTTGTATGCAGTCAAGAAACTACCTTCATTCTTATTAATAATTTAAGATAATATTATTAGTATATTTGACAATAGTGTCTTGGCTAGAATCTATATACTAATCTTCAAAACCATTTTTATGAGTGTTGTGGAAATTCCAAGCTGAAGCAATTATCTCTTCAACATTCATGCATTTTGGAGTCCATCCAAGAATTTC is a window encoding:
- a CDS encoding aldose epimerase family protein; protein product: MQVNEKVLSSFSGKDVVSYEIKNKNGFELKVLNYGAVITDILVPDRNGNVENVVLKYQDIDVYENNPSYIGATLGRTAGRINVGEAVFQGKTLTFNKNYGTHQGQGGDIGFNKVFWTAKTFINETSAGVQFTYLSKDGEEGYPGNLETKITFTVTEENELKVNYKGVSDKDTLVNLSNHCYFNLSGNGKHSVLEHKLFIDSDKIVELQETQVPTGNFMKVENTPFDFREVKAVGKEIDSDHPQINLARGYDHPWVLNEGDSKKVHIYDDVSGRNMEIYTDQETVVIYTMNYKNAEPLFDGIAQEIRYGICFETQSPPVGIDSCFVDNSTLKAGEEYNKTTIYKFYTK
- the galT gene encoding UDP-glucose--hexose-1-phosphate uridylyltransferase, whose translation is MINISYEIERLLQYGLNRGLFTEIDKLYTRNRILEVLSLDDIEEVVVENEDLDSPEVILENIMLWALDKGILESDGSVYKDLFDTKIMGCLMPRPSEVIREFYNLYDEDKKKATDYYYNLSRSSDYIRTKRVLKDVKWKTSTEYGEIDITINLSKPEKDPKAIAAAKNMPSSAYPKCLLCKENEGYAGRVNHPARQNHRIIPITLADEKWFLQYSPYVYYNEHCIVFKGEHEPMKISKEGFKKLLGFIEKLPHYFVGSNADLPIVGGSILTHDHFQGGNYEFAMAKAGAELEFTMEGFKDVKGYKVKWPMSVIRLESMSKEALIEAGDYIYKTWQNYSDEKVEILAYTNDTPHNTVTPIARMKDGKYQLDLVLRNNRITEQYPDGIFHPHEELHHIKKENIGLIEVMGLAVLPARLKTELKDLEAFLTKEKEISLLDRNEELAKHKIWCEEIINKYQEISKENVESIIQKEVGLKFSKVLEHAGVFKRDAEGQEAFDRFIKAL